TCAAAAGTTTGTTGCCTGTCTACCTGTCATTAGCAAGTAATCGTCTCTGTTTTAATGAAAAATCTTGATctttttagattaaaaaaaaaattcaaaagttTTCCTACCACATTATTACAGTATAACCCGCTGCGAGACGAGACAATTTTTATTTGCTTCAGGGGAATtccgttcatcttcaattcatgGATCGTCACACATTTAACAGAGGAAGAGTATGCGGTAAGAATGATTACTATCAGTTATATAGATATAACAGAAGCATTGTGTTGAATCTATTTGGTGCCTATAAGTCCTGCATAATTTGTGTTTAAAATCAAGTTTTAAACATGGCGCTATATACAATAGCCTTTGTTTTCTACTAATATTGGCGTGCATATGTTTCTGCTGTATAACTCTCCCCTGGGGACATGTATTGGCTGTGTATCTGTCTTCCAGGTACAAGCTTTAAGCTTCTTAAACTCGTATGGGCAACCGTCTTAACTAACAATAATGTGTGAATTCTGCTTGTGAGAATTTAAAAGTTTACTTTCCAGTAATTTATTGCATATAAGATGCTATGGTATTATAAGGGATTGGATATACTTTCACAGAACTTGCTTCTTCTCAAACTTCGATTGTTGGTTGAAACTTTAGCAAATCTTTTGCAATGCATAACAATTTACATCTTTATTGTTATGCAAATTGACATGTTTTCATGTGATGATGTATAAGTTTAGGGTCTTTGAATCCATATCTAGTTGTTTCACAGTTAACAAGATCATAGCATGTTTTGGAAGTAGAGGTGGAAATTGCGACGGATTCACTTATGAATGGGTCGTTTTGGGTTATGTTTACTTGTAACGGGTCAATGGGGTAAAACTAGACAAACGTAGCTTGAAAGGAAATGGATCAAAAGTCGGTAAAATTGTATTCTTAATGCTTAAAACCTCTTAGATCACGGTACTTGAAAAGTTAGATTATTGTTGAATAATATAAACTTTATAGTTATATTTGACGTGTTATTGAAAGTTACCGGCCTGTTTCAACACATTACTCAACCCTCCTACCCTCTCCTTTTGCCACATATGTTCAGAAGGCACCACTATGGGACCTGGGTCTACATACAGTATATAAGAGGCACCCAAAAATGCTTATATTTTGGAATTTATATATACAGTTTTATAATGCCTTGCAGGAGAGATTATATTTGCCATTTTCTCAAAGCATATGGGCCTTGCTTTTTTATTGTGCTATTGGGGTTATTTTCTACTTCTGCATGGATTTAAAATTCCTGTTCTCTTTCCTTTCAGGTATCAGCTCTCTTCAAACAAGTTCACTTCTCATGTTccaaataaaaaaatgttatcgATGATGGAAAATGATTGTGTTAAAGAGCTGTAGTATGAAAAATGAAGTGCAGTAGATTTCAATTAGCTATGTTTAATTTGATGGTGTCAACTGTCAATCGTCAATTATTTTTTGTTTCCAATATATTTTGTCATGAAGATAACACAGTACATGTTCAGGGTAGGAAACTATGATAAACAACACTAGAAAATGTGCACATTATTCACCGTTCAGTCGTTCCAGAAATTGAGTCTGCAAGAAGGAGAAAAGATGATCCTTGTGTGATTccagatattttaaaaaaaaaaaattctcttTCATGACCTTCTGAAAATATAGTTAGGAAACATTGCATCTTCGGAGGAAACATTGCATCTTCGGAGTGACGTGAAGGCCAGAAATTTCTTAATGAATTTATGACCCATAAATCTCAAATAGCTAAAACTTTTAAAAGGACATTTTCAAGGATTAAGCTATAGCAGAAGAAATAGGAAATAGAAAATAGAAATCTTGTTCTACCTGTTTCATCCAGCATAGCATTGTCTGACCAATCATCTTTTGAAGAAAGTTCGTGTGCAACATTTGGAAGGTCTGCATGAGGTTTAATTCTTAGCATGGCTTGTCTTCTCTCATGCAATAGAGGTCTGCTACTTATACGTATTTTCTCTTGTCATTTCATGCTGATTTAGTTAACTCTTGAGGTAATATATCAGTTATCTGCTAAATGCAAAACGGTGGCTTCATTGGTGAAACTTGTTTATCCTGGTGGCTAAGTTGTCTGCTACTCTTCAGTAATGCTCACTGGCCTAAGTTTTTATTTTCTCATACATGGGCTAACATCTTTCATTTCTATTATTTCACTTTTTCTCGTTTTTTTTACTATGTATATTTGGGAAACAGGGGAATAAACAACTCAACCAGCATCACAGAGAAAATGTCCTCTACAACAATTAGTCCAATGAATAGTGTTATGTGTTATATGGATTAATTTGTCAAAGAGATGAAACAGGTCAAAAGTGTTTGTAGCGAAAATTAATGCATAGAAACTACATGGTTCGAACCGCCACCTTTAAAATAAATATGCACCAATCTGTTGATTTCCAAACCATTTAGATGTTTGAATAACCATAAATCGACAATATGATTACCATTTGAGTAAAATTCAGGTCCACTGTTTCTAGTTCATGTTGAACTATTAActttttaaacaagtacatatcTTTAGGAACCGACCTTTCTAGTTCATCTTGAACCTTGTTTAAGGAAAAGGTTGCATAAAACAATAACACCACTTACCAATAGTGGCTCAGTTCGCTTACACACCTCCGTAGAATTAAGTTGATTCTGtagtaaaagaaaataaacagGTACAAAAAGAGCAAACAACAAATGATCCTCCTGTCAAATGAAAAGAAATTATGACAACACCTTGTTACTTGAAGTATAGAAACGGTTTTTCTTTTTGTTAAAGAACAAATGAACTCTTTCAAGGAGAAGGATGAAGAAAACAATCATGCCACTTGTCAATAAATGGCAACTCATCAGGATTTAAGCTTGGGAGTGTGCGATCTTTAAGGCAATTGATTATCTGCATAGTCTCACCAAGAAGTCGGGCTGCAGTATGTACACTCTCCTCCCTTTTCTCTATGACACTTGTGTGGCATTTCATTGCTATGACTTGGGGTAAGTTGGTGAGACAAGCAGCCAATATGTGAGAGATCATTGATGATAATTTCACAAACAGCTCCTCTTGGCTAACCTGGTCTATGTTGGCATCGTAGGAAACTAGGAGCGTTTGGGTGATACGGTACATTGAGTTGGCAGAAACCGACATGTAGACTGAACTATCATCTGAGCCTTTCTTATTCTTAATTTCTACTTCAGTGATCATGTTTTTTGCTGTATCACTGAACCACTGAACGATCTCTTTAGTTGTATTAACTTGATGAGCAGGGTTCTGCAACTTGTTTCCTAGCCATTTGTGGTAAACATCAACTTCTAGCCACAACGCTCTGGCAGCCTTTTGACCGCTTACAAACTCTTCACTAGCATTGAGGGTTTCTTCCACATGTTTAACATATGTAAGACCTTCGCTTACACTCCTTAGCAACCGATTGACCATGTTGTTCTGGATGTTAGGAAGAGATATGGCTATGGCTGTCAGGGTTACTACTGGTAAGCTCCAGCAGTCCACATATTTTTCTTCCGGTAAAGGTGGGACTTGATGCACGTCATACTTTCCAACTCCTTCAAAACTGCTGGATTCCTCTATAAGCTTCAGCAAATTGTTAGGCTTCTGCTTTTTAGCCTTTTGGATCACATGGTTCACAGATATTGAAATGCTTTTCAATGTTCTTTGAGCAAGCTCCATATCATTTTGAAGTTGCAAAACATAATCGCTGAGATCTTTACTGTGTTGTAGTTGAGCTGGATTTTCTGCTGTCACATTATACGTGGCACCAAACATGATCTTTAACCACTTGCAGCAATAGAAACAACAGAAGAGACCAATTACAAAGAAAATCGGGATCAACGCTATGATCTTGCATGCTGCCACAACTGATTTCTGGATTCCTATACAAAAACTCAAAATCAGGACCTTTAGATCCTGGATGACAATCTTGCATCTGCGGCTACTGAATTTCAGTGGTATGCTACTCTGCTTCCAGTCAGATAACTTCTGAGTACAGTAGCTCTCAACTTTAAAGACCCTCATATGGTTCCAAATCCATTTTATAGAGACTTTAAAGCTTAAGGACGCAAAACATCTAGAAATAGGTGCGACGGTACCCAGTATTACTCCCGTAAATTGTGTTATAAGAATTGCTATCACTGACCACTTATAATCTGAGCCATAAAACTTCATAGTTGGTCTTGTGAAACGCATAACAATAACATGTACGGCGATGCTCAAAACACATATTACCCCAGAAGCAGAAGTTGTAGCATAACAAACTGTCATAAATTGGGGGTTGCCAGTTTCTGCCATGATCCAATGGTTGCTAACATAATGCTTTAGCTTCTCAACCGTTACTCTTCCTGGTTGTTGCAACTCTAGATCCTTGACAGCTGTTTCATGACCTGATCTGTATTTGGATTCTAATATTTGTTTTGACTTTAGAATCATTAAGGATGTACATATATGCATCATCATCAGCATGAGTAACATAGTCACATAAATATATGCTATTAAACAGTGGTTATAAGGTTGAGTACTGTAATAACCATCTTCACAATTGTGAACGACACCGGTTTCTATTTGAATGCACACATTTACAACCAAGGTGATTACCAGAACAGCCAAAGCTATGATGTTTGTGAGAAGTTCCTTACTGTCCATGATTGCTAGGGAAGGCAATAAATTAGCCATCATGGTGCACATAAATGACATGCTTCCAAGCTTTGCGGCCTGGTCCACATCTCCTGGCATTGAGTTATTCAGATCCATAGGTAGTTTTATTGCAATAGCTATGACAGTGAGGGAAGCAGCATTGAGAGTAAAGTATTTACATGGAAACCAtagttttttgtttttgaaaCCATGCAATAGATCAGCCACCATTGGTAGGATGCAGAAAAGAGAAGCAATTGCAATATAAATTCCAATCCACATCATAGGTTTACTGAACTTCTTTTCCATCTCTGCCTGGGACTTTGACTTGAGCAAGAAATTTAAAACAGCTAGTGGAGTGCTACTACAATGAGACTCCAGTTCATTCTCAAGTTGGGCAAATGTGTCCGTCGAGAAGGAATCCATAATTATGCTCCCTCCAGTGAAAGGATAGTAAAGGAAATGGTAATTGAACCAAATCAAAGGGGTGTATGAAGATGCTGTGAATTATGGCTTACAGGATTAAGGTAAGGCTTTAAGTTATGTTTGGTTGAATGCATTATAAGATTGTCTTGAATAAAAACTATTCTGGTCTTTAATCAACTGAGTGTGTTTCATTGGTTAAACCACTGTTATTATATCTTTGTATGTTTGATTTGGCTTAGttacgtggattccgcacacgtgactttgtttgctataaacaaggattaggttgtgttatcgatcctccgatttcgggacctacaagtggtatcagagccatgaagtcctttgcccttctaactgcacttgcaatgcccatttgatatccattaactccatttcatcccggtcgatctgttgataatcttcattggtcatattgatgtttccaatttgacctgcAACCAAAccgcagtaagcactgaccatcgTATTAATGagttccatatgctcctttgctACTTCAATGCTAACTTGTGAAAGGTTTGAAGTATCGACTCGGAccgtgttagggttttgaggtggAGGATTGTTGGTATAATGAGCTTGCTGTTGTGGTTGGACTTGTGGTTGTGATGGAATAGGAATGTAAGCCCTCGGATCGAACTGAGGTTGAGTAGTATTAACTTGAGGTGGAGGTTGAGGTGTTGGAATATAAGCCCTTGGATCAAAAGCAGGAGTGGGAGatgactgaggaaacggaaaggaacttgtattggacacaaatgccGTTTGCAATTTTGGTTGTTGAGCTGCACTTGATCTGGCCAAAGAGTCGAAtcctggaaggtacatttctgtattttgaggagCCGGAACTCGTTTAGCTTTCCggatttcttcatcattcttgtgtTCCATCTTCTGAATAAATTCATAGATGTTGACCGTATCTAGAGTACCCGTATGCTTCAACagctcaataaacgaactccacTTTGGAGCTAAAGCATCAGCAAACCTAGCAACCATTTCCTGTTGAGTTGCCAAAACCccataagcaaacatttcactaatcaaatgataaaaacgtgtagtcatatcatttagggtttcattttccatgaactgaaatgattcaaactctttctttaacagatcatggcgagactttcgagtagccgcattgccttctcctctcgctaccaaGGCATCCCATAATGTTTTCGTGTCTTTGCAGTAAGAGAACTGATGATAGATTTCTTTGTTAAGTGCTTGTGTAAGAATTGCAAACGCCTTCTTCTCTAAGTCATAGGCTTTCTTGTCATCTTCAAGCATATTAGCATAACCTGCTGAAGTTGATGCTGCTACTTCGAGGGCAGGGTTGAATGCAttaatgaaacacgtccaaagttcagtgctttgcccttgaacatatgtgtgaaagcgacctttccatgatggaaagtcaTTCATGTGATTCAACTTTGGTGGGCGATTGTTGCTGCCCATTTCACTCTCGCTAAGCAGAAGATtttgaatactttggttttgatttgatactaatgcccattgacttgcactgatAGCTGGTTGAGGAAACATACTCCTTGCCCATGTAGCTGCGGAAGTTTGATCTTGACCTGGTTGTgggtccgtactccaatcccacggacttgtgcaactcatccTTAATGTATACAAGTAGAATACCTGGTCAAGTACTTGAAAGCAAAGAGATATGACAATTTTGCAAACCTTCTGTTAAAAAACAGACAACACACACGACGAAACACTTCCCACGAAACagattctgtttcgtcgaaaTCACTTAAGGCGAAACAGAATGAGTTTTGTCGCAAATTGTTATCGGCGAAACACTTTTGTTTCGTCGATTGTTTGATTCGTCGTATGTCTGTTTCGTTGAAAAAGGCAACCAGAGAGTTGGTAAGGTAGGTGAAACCTTATCCTCAACCAGACAAAGTACACGACTTTTGTCAACTCAAACCATGCTTACACTACCAACCTAGAGTATGGCTAACcaatttttaattgttttaattcttttctgtttttaacCTTTTAATTTAAATTCAACTATTATTCAAGAACACTTGAATGATACTTGAACATATGAAGACCAAGACCCAGAAATATGAATTTTCCGGTCACCGGAAAAATTTTTGAAACCCAAGTTTGCACAAGACTTTCAATAAAAACCCGGTTTATCACGCAAACAAACAATCTAACGGGTTTTTGATAAAACTCTTTAGCAAACAACAATGTTTGAACAGATTTTCAAGACTTTTTCCGGAAATTATGAGTTTTAAGAACACTTTTCTGAAAAACACCCACAAACACTTGATAAAAccgaactatgtttgattttaaacaaggataagagcctaGAGctctctgataccacttgtaggtcccgaaatTGGAGGATCGATAACACAACCTAATCCTTGTTTATAGCAAACAAAGTCACGTGTGCGGAATCTACGTAACTAAGCCAAATCAAACATACAAAGATGTAATAACAGTGGTTTAACCAATGAAACACACCCAATTGATTAAACTGGATGAGAATACAAACTGATATAAACACAGTCTAGACAGAATGACTTTTTGGGTATGCTCTCATCTCTAAATTCTAAACGAAACATCTGGTGTCTATTTATAGCAGCCTGGGCCAGGGATCCGACGAAACACAAGGTGGGTCGACGAAAGGGAACTGGGCCACAACACTAAGCCCATCAGATGACGAAACACATCTGTTTCATCGCTGATCATGACGAAATAGAAACAAAAGACCAAGGCTTGTTTCGTCGACATTAGTTCGACGAAACAGCCTGTTTCGTCGAAGGCTGCAACTTGTAAGAtgtttgctgcaaacagacagCAAACAGCAGACAACATAAACACACCTGCAAAAGACAGAACTACCCTTtacatgcaacatgcattgttcatAGAGCATTACAAACCAAAAGGAGACAAACAAGTCGGACACAAGCGGATatgaggatatccgacttggtcgacggcaaatacagactcgataaacgataaaagaccgtacaaaatacatcgTAAATTACAAGACTAGTGATAGACACAAAAATGCATCAACACATTATACAATTATCTAGATCAAACCGCCACCGTGATCCGACGGCCGACCGCCGACGATAGCCACAGGATTCCGCTACCTTACTTTTCTTCTCTTATAACTCGATTTGAAGTTAATCTCGAAGAAAATTCACACGAATTCAGGTAAATGTTGCTTAAATTGTTGATATTTAAAGTTTTATGTATACAATTTGTGTGGTCTACTGTATTTAGTAGATGTAAGTGGTGAATGGTGCTCAATTGGATTAGCTGTTGAACGATTATGTTTGATTAACGGAGATCGGGGGCATGAAATCGGTATAATTTGAAAACCCGTTGATTATTGCTGGCGAATGGAAGATTATTAGGATTTGTTGTAGTGGAGGATGAGTTAGATTTAAATGATAATGAATTATTGATGAAACTGATTAGTAATGTATAAAATCTAATGTAGTGTGTGCATTCAACAAGGCTTTTGATCTTCAATGTCTAATATGTAGAAATGTTTTGGATTCAGGAAAACTGCTGTATGTTTCGTCTTGTAATGCAATGGATCTGATGATCTGTTTATTTTCTATTTGAGTGGATGTGAAAACGCATATGTGCATTGTTTAGTGGAAGACCTAATTTGTAAACAGTATGATACAGACATGAAAGTGGATTGAATTAACTGATAAATTGTCCAAAGCATGTACCATTCAAATTGCAACATCATTTTTTTGGTTgagggtggtggctggaggtggcagtggtggtgactggcggtggcagtggtggcagggggtaatattacagagtagaacaaaacacagggggtaatatgaaagggcattatagtcatttcaagttatagttaacagatctgttaacaaATTTGacgccggggggggggggggtaaacttgcgacataacaccaaacgttgggggggggggtaaaattgcaattatttcgttaggaagggtcagagtgccaattggcctaaaccctaggggggtaaaattgcagtttactctttagcTTTTGTGTAATATGTAGGTTAACTTAACTTAAATCAAGCTTTTGTGTAATATGTAGGTTAACTTAACATAACTTATTTAGCTTTTGTctaaaatgatgatgatgattttgggTATGTTGTTAGCTTGGTTACCTTTATGCAGTGTTGTTGGAATCCTTTATGCATTTTGTGTAAAATGATGATTTTAGGTATGTTGTTAGCTTGATCAGCAGATTGATGTGCCTATAATGTGCCTAGTTATAAGAACATCAAATTTTTAAGCAGATTGATCAGCAGGTATGTCTGAACTTCCCGTTAGCAGGTTTTATGTGTAGGTATTATAGAAGCTATGATGCAGAAAAATATCATGGAAACATGGAATAATGTGTTGTTTTTGGCCCAGATTCTTGACATTATGTTTGATCAAAATGGGCAGCATGTTAGTTGTTGATTAGGATTACATTTTGATCTCCATTTGATGATCATACACAGGTTAGATCTCCATTTGATGACAGTGGTTAGTCTATAACTTATAACTTAATAAACAGGTTCTTTATTATAAGATCATGGAAACATGGAATAGTGTGTTGTTTTTGGCACAGATTCTTGACATTATGTTGGAGGGCAAAGGTGTAAGTATCCACTTTCCTTTCCTTTTGTCACAAAAACATAAACTATTTATGATGTATATTTCAGGTTGTAGGCTAGTAACCTGCTAGCCATATGATCATACAGATGCTAGGGCTAGTAACCTGCTAGCCATATGATCATGCAGATGATCATACAAAAACAGAAACTACTCCAGAAACTATTTATCCTAGGCCATATGATCAAAACATTTGCTGTTATTAGCTGCTGCTAATCAGTATATAAGGAGAGATTAATAACAATGGATACTGATGCTAAAATGACAGTTTGGGTCAGGTATGTGCCTTTCATGTGCATTTGCATTACAGATAGACTAAAATGAATTGAATCAATATGTGAGCAATGAATTGAATGTGTATACTGATGCTAAAATTTGTATACAGTTGCTGCAAATGAATTGAATCAATATGTGAGCAAGGAATTGAATCAATGGGTTGATTAAGAGCAGGGGTTTATAAGAGCAGGGGTTATTAATGGCATCAATATGCATCATAAGTTATTAATTGGTTTCGAATATTAAGTTATTCAATATGCTGCAAATGAATTGAATATGGGTGGTGGTGGAAGGGATTTAGATgtcccagggggtaaaattgcttCTTAACAGAAAGTATATGGGGGAATaagaaagggcattttagtaatttaccTGTGGGGGGTAATTATGCAACATAACAGGAATGTTGGGGgtaaaataaaagggtaaaatagtcatttcatATTAAATCTAACAAATCAGTTAGCCAAATTAACGCCGGGGGGTAAAGTTGCGACATAAGAGcaaacgttggggggtaaaattgcaattatttccttaggggagGGTAGACATGCCAATCACCCCAAACCCCAGGGgataaaattgcagtttactctaaaatgtGACTGCATATCAACACAAAAGATAACTTTTATACTTTCCATAGTTTAAaatgattttatttttttaactacaAATCCATTCAAACAAACCAATGCGAAGCTGAAGAAAACAAGCAAACGAAAGGCACAAAGTAGAAACAAGGCAAGAGGCCAAACACCACAAAACAAAGCTgattacaaataataataatattaaagcATCTAGGGAACCTTTTCAAAAATGCGAAGCGATAGATTGATGCTTAGACCTGTTTCTGATAAAGGAAAACAATTGAGTAGTGATATCCTCGGGCATGTCCTCAAAAGTCAAAAGAGGCGCATTTTCGATTTAAACACCAACATGTTTCGAGCTTTCCAAATAAACCAGAACGTAGAGTAGTGCACTACAAACCCAAGTTTAAATTCAGCATTGATCTCTCACAGGCTGCCACCTTATCAATTGATTCCTCCTCAAGTTTACAGAGCTCGTGTGGCTCTTTTATTATTTATCAATGAAAGCACACAAATACAATAACTCTAACCATCTATATGTACTAAAGACAAAGTAATTCTAACCCAACTAAAACTCTAATTTTATAATCAAATATACTAGAATTCAATTGAAATCTGGCCAATTCGATtcaattcgtattcgaataaaaactCTGATTCAAATTCGATTGGTATTCAATTAAAAATTTTAATTCGAATTGGATTCGGATAAATTCGAATAAACTCGTTTTGGTTCAAATTCTTttaaaatat
This genomic stretch from Helianthus annuus cultivar XRQ/B chromosome 8, HanXRQr2.0-SUNRISE, whole genome shotgun sequence harbors:
- the LOC110869935 gene encoding uncharacterized protein LOC110869935 — translated: MFAYGVLATQQEMVARFADALAPKWSSFIELLKHTGTLDTVNIYEFIQKMEHKNDEEIRKAKRVPAPQNTEMYLPGFDSLARSSAAQQPKLQTAFVSNTSSFPFPQSSPTPAFDPRAYIPTPQPPPQVNTTQPQFDPRAYIPIPSQPQVQPQQQAHYTNNPPPQNPNTVRVDTSNLSQVSIEVAKEHMELINTMVSAYCGLVAASSYTPLIWFNYHFLYYPFTGGSIIMDSFSTDTFAQLENELESHCSSTPLAVLNFLLKSKSQAEMEKKFSKPMMWIGIYIAIASLFCILPMVADLLHGFKNKKLWFPCKYFTLNAASLTVIAIAIKLPMDLNNSMPGDVDQAAKLGSMSFMCTMMANLLPSLAIMDSKELLTNIIALAVLVITLVVNVCIQIETGVVHNCEDGYYSTQPYNHCLIAYIYVTMLLMLMMMHICTSLMILKSKQILESKYRSGHETAVKDLELQQPGRVTVEKLKHYVSNHWIMAETGNPQFMTVCYATTSASGVICVLSIAVHVIVMRFTRPTMKFYGSDYKWSVIAILITQFTGVILGTVAPISRCFASLSFKVSIKWIWNHMRVFKVESYCTQKLSDWKQSSIPLKFSSRRCKIVIQDLKVLILSFCIGIQKSVVAACKIIALIPIFFVIGLFCCFYCCKWLKIMFGATYNVTAENPAQLQHSKDLSDYVLQLQNDMELAQRTLKSISISVNHVIQKAKKQKPNNLLKLIEESSSFEGVGKYDVHQVPPLPEEKYVDCWSLPVVTLTAIAISLPNIQNNMVNRLLRSVSEGLTYVKHVEETLNASEEFVSGQKAARALWLEVDVYHKWLGNKLQNPAHQVNTTKEIVQWFSDTAKNMITEVEIKNKKGSDDSSVYMSVSANSMYRITQTLLVSYDANIDQVSQEELFVKLSSMISHILAACLTNLPQVIAMKCHTSVIEKREESVHTAARLLGETMQIINCLKDRTLPSLNPDELPFIDKWHDCFLHPSP